The nucleotide sequence GCTGCTCCCGCACGTCGACCTGGTGGTCCACCACGGTGGCAGCGGCACGACGCTCGGCGTGTTCGGCGCGGGCCTGCCCCAGCTGCTGCTGCCGCAGGGCGCGGACCAGTTCACCAACGCGGAGGCGGTGCTGGCGGCCGGCGTGGGCGACCGCCTGCTCGGCGCCGAGGTCACCGCCGAAGCCGTGGCGGCGAAAGCGCGTCACCTGCTCACGGACTCCGCGGTCCGCGACGCGGCCCGGACCCTGGCCGCGGAGGTCGCGGCCATGCCGTCCCCGGCCGAGGTCGCCGCCGAGCTCCCGACCCTGGTCTGACATCGTGTCGACCCTCTGATCACGCGTGTCGACCTCCTGATCACGCGTGTCGGCGGTTTCCGCACACCGCTCCGGTGCACGAAGGGTCGACACGCGTGATTGACGAGTCGACACGCGTGATTGAGGGGACGACACGAGGTCAGGCGCGGGTGAGCAGTTCCCGCAGGAGCGAGCCCATCTTGGTCGCGGCCGCGCGACCGGCCTCCAGGACTTCTTCGTGGTTCAGCGGCTCGCCGGTCATGCCCGCGGCCAGGTTCGTCACCAGGGACAGGCCGAAGACCTCGACGCCGGCCGCGCGGGCGGCGATCGCCTCCAGCACCGTCGACATGCCGACCAGGTCCGCGCCGAGGGTGCGCAGCATCCGGATTTCCGCCGGCGTCTCGAAGTGCGGCCCGGTCAGGCCCGCGTAGACGCCTTCTTCGAGCGACGGGTCGATCTCGCGGGCGATGTCCCGCAGCCGCTTCGAGTACAGGTCCGTCAGGTCGACGAAGTTCGCGCCGACGATCGGCGAGCGCGCGGTCAGGTTCAAGTGGTCGGAAATCAGCACCGGCTGACCCACCTGGAAGCCCTCGCGCAGGCCGCCCGCCGCGTTCGTCAGCAGCACCGACCGGACGCCGGCCGCCGCCGCGGTGCGCACGTTGTGCACCACCGGGTCGATGCCCTTGCCCTCGTAGAAGTGCGTCCGGCCCAGCATTACCAGGACGTTCTTGCCGCCGACCCGCAGCGAGCGGATGGTGCCGCCGTGGCCCACCGCGCCGGGCGTGGTGAAACCGGGCAGTTCGGCGAACGGGATCTCCGTCTCGCACTCCCCGATGACGTCCGCCGCCGGGCGCCAGCCCGAGCCCAGGACCACCGCGATGTCGTGCGCGTCCACGCCGGTGCGCTTGGCGATGGCGCTCGCGGCTTCTTGTTCAGTCATGCGAGCGAGCGTATCCGGACGGCCCGCACCACGAGGAACACGACCAGGCCGAACGGCGAGAGGAAGATCGTCAGCACCAGGATCGGGCTGACGAGCCACGGCGAGATCTCCCGGTCGCGCGCCTCGAAGTACATCCAGCGGGCGATGAACAGGTCGAACGCGATGAGGTGCGCCCAGACGAGCCCGGCGCCCCACGGCGTGGCCAGCAGCGTCTGCAGGACGCCGAGGTCGGGCTGCAGCATCGCCCGCCCCCACGCGCCGAAGTGCGGCAGCACCAGCCCGAAGTAGCACACCAGCGGCAGCAGCGGCACCCACGGTGACGCCATGATCCGCGCCGTCCACCGCCACTTCGGGGCCAGGATCAGCAGCGCCCAGAACGGCGCCGCCAGGGGGAACGCCCAGGTGAACAGCGTCATCGAACCGCCTTCCGTCCCGGCGCGCGGACGACGGCCAGTGCACTCAGCCCGACCGCCGCGACCAGCAGCGCGAAGGCCCCCAGTGTCGTCGCGTCCGGGTGCACGATCGACTGCGCCCGCAGCGCCTGCCACGTGAGCAGCGCGACCAGCCCCGCGTACCCGGCCGCGCCGACCAGGACGAGCCGGGCGCGGACGACGTCGTCGCGCAGCCGCGGGAACCGCCCGGCCAGCGCCGCCAGCGCGATGGCGAGCAGCGGCAGGGCCTGCAGCGCGTGCATCCCGGCGAAGTGCGGGATCCGCAGGTCGCCCGCCACCGTGCTCCAGCCGAGGATCGGCAGGCCGGGGCCGCCGTCTTCGAGTCCGACGGTGTGCGCGCCCACCATGTCCGGCCGTCCGTGGGCCTTCCACTGCGCGAGCTGCCGCGCGGTCGGACTCGTCATCAGGATGCCCAGCGAGATCCCCACCAGGGAGAGCACGGCGCCGGCGCGCACGGCCAGGGAGCTCGCCCGGTCGGGCACCTTCGTGAACATCACCAGGACCGTCAGCGCGAGCGTGGCGGCCCAGAGTCCCATGATCATCTTGCCCATGACGTCGTAGATCAGCGCGTCCTGCGGTGTCGCGTTGTTGAAGTGGCTCGCGCGGCCGCGGGCCGCCTGGAACACCAGCAGGACGTACTCGGCGGCGAAGATGAGGACCAGGAGGTTCGTCAGCCAGGCCGCCGTGCGCCGGAACCGCGGCAGCAGCGAGACGAGCCAGCTCCAGGTGGCGAAGTAGAGCGCGCCGGACACCGCGAACTTGAACGGCTTCGCCCAGATCGGCGCACCCGCCAGCGTCCGCTGGTCGAGGAGCATGGCGGCGACGCACAGCACCGCGACCACCCCCAGTGCGGCGGCCGCGAGCGCGGACGGCCGGTGCCACGTGTGCGTTCTGCTCCGGAGATCGGCAAGGATGGTCATGGTTCCTCCCAGAACGGATAGTCAAACTCTCCGTTTTGGAAAGTTAAACTATCCATACTGAGAAGTCTTCAGGGTTGTCCCCGAGACGGACCCCGGGATCGGAGCGGAAACGCATGCGGATGGCCGAGCTGAGCGC is from Amycolatopsis mediterranei and encodes:
- a CDS encoding purine-nucleoside phosphorylase, whose product is MTEQEAASAIAKRTGVDAHDIAVVLGSGWRPAADVIGECETEIPFAELPGFTTPGAVGHGGTIRSLRVGGKNVLVMLGRTHFYEGKGIDPVVHNVRTAAAAGVRSVLLTNAAGGLREGFQVGQPVLISDHLNLTARSPIVGANFVDLTDLYSKRLRDIAREIDPSLEEGVYAGLTGPHFETPAEIRMLRTLGADLVGMSTVLEAIAARAAGVEVFGLSLVTNLAAGMTGEPLNHEEVLEAGRAAATKMGSLLRELLTRA
- a CDS encoding ABA4-like family protein; its protein translation is MTLFTWAFPLAAPFWALLILAPKWRWTARIMASPWVPLLPLVCYFGLVLPHFGAWGRAMLQPDLGVLQTLLATPWGAGLVWAHLIAFDLFIARWMYFEARDREISPWLVSPILVLTIFLSPFGLVVFLVVRAVRIRSLA